The following coding sequences are from one Lolium rigidum isolate FL_2022 chromosome 6, APGP_CSIRO_Lrig_0.1, whole genome shotgun sequence window:
- the LOC124667725 gene encoding uncharacterized protein LOC124667725, producing the protein MAAISSTSYFSSQPQLPSSSSTANTSRSSGRQPRNRRTGSCVMLEGAASVGGAVVGRTRSLTEEDLEELKGCLDLGFGFAYHEIPELCGTLPGLELCYSMTRRFLDEQRAPGHLDLEPAAAAAPIPNWKISGPGDDPEEVKARLKYWAQTVACTVKLCS; encoded by the exons ATGGCGGCCATCTCCTCGACCTCCTACTTCTCCTCGCAGCCGCAgctgccgtcctcctcctccaccgccaacACCAGCAGAAGCAGCGGCCGGCAGCCCCGCAACCGGCGGACCGGTAGCTGCGTCATGCTCGAGGGGGCGGCCTCTGTTGGCGGCGCGGTGGTGGGGAGGACAAGGAGCCTCACGGAGGAGGACCTGGAGGAGCTCAAGGGCTGCCTCGACCTCGGCTTCGGATTCGCTTACCATGAGATCCCCGAGCTATGCGGGACGCTGCCGGGGCTGGAGCTCTGCTACTCCATGACGCGGAGGTTCCTCGACGAGCAGAGGGCGCCGGGGCACCTGGACCTGGAgcccgcagcggcggcggcgcccatcCCGAACTGGAAGATCTCCGGACCTG GTGATGATCCAGAGGAAGTGAAAGCTAGGCTCAAGTATTGGGCTCAGACAGTGGCATGCACAGTCAAACTATGCAGCTGA